One Nitrospira sp. DNA window includes the following coding sequences:
- a CDS encoding NADH-ubiquinone oxidoreductase chain L, whose translation MLYALIPFLPLFSFLVVGIGEQWIKDRAHLVAVPAMVGSFVLSLLALYDVATGHSVNVPLYTWLTSGNLDIHIAISIDRLTAVMLVLVTTVSTLVHIYTIGYMHGEPGYARFFAYIALFTFSMLMLVMADNLLQLFVFWEAVGLCSYLLIGHWYERPSPCSAATKAFLVNRIGDFGFLLGLFLVWYSFGSLDYVTVFAQAQDLAPETMNVLGPFGGTWDLSVMTVICLLLFIGAVGKSAQVPLHVWLPDAMEGPTPISALIHAATMVTAGVFMVARFAPLYNLSPTAMTVVALVGALTMMLGATIALTQTDIKRVVAYSTMSQLGYMVMACGLGAYSAGIYHLLTHGAFKALLFLGCGSVIIALHHEQDMRRMGGLKNSLPVTYWTFVVGSLALAGFPLTAGFFSKDDILLSSWSAGPLGQTLAICGLLTAGLTAFYSFRLVFVTFWGPSRVDPHHAGHVHEPSTTMTAPLMVLAVLSIVAGYLGIPTFLEPVFHGEGGATHHEGSAAYGIMAFATLMGLAGIGAAYYLYVLNPGLPDRLAHQWRAAYELSFHKWYVDEAYDRAFVRPTIAAANDLWKHVDVSIIDGAVNGVARAVAWGGWFIRLTQSGQTQHYALGMTLGAVVILTVYLLL comes from the coding sequence ATGCTCTATGCGTTGATTCCATTCCTTCCGCTGTTCTCCTTTCTGGTCGTCGGCATCGGCGAACAGTGGATCAAGGACCGGGCGCACCTCGTGGCGGTGCCGGCCATGGTGGGCTCCTTCGTGCTCTCCCTGCTGGCCCTCTACGACGTGGCCACGGGCCATTCCGTGAACGTGCCCCTATACACCTGGCTGACCTCGGGGAACCTGGACATCCACATCGCCATTTCCATCGACCGGCTCACCGCCGTCATGCTGGTGCTCGTCACCACCGTCAGCACGTTGGTACACATCTACACGATCGGGTACATGCATGGAGAGCCGGGGTACGCCCGCTTCTTTGCCTATATCGCCCTCTTCACCTTCTCCATGTTGATGCTGGTGATGGCGGACAACCTGCTGCAACTGTTCGTCTTCTGGGAGGCGGTGGGACTCTGCTCCTACCTCCTGATCGGCCATTGGTATGAGCGGCCGAGCCCCTGCTCCGCCGCGACGAAAGCGTTTCTCGTCAACCGGATCGGCGACTTCGGTTTCCTCCTCGGACTGTTCCTTGTGTGGTACTCCTTCGGATCGCTCGATTATGTTACGGTGTTTGCGCAAGCCCAGGACCTGGCGCCCGAGACCATGAATGTCCTCGGGCCCTTCGGTGGGACATGGGACCTCTCGGTGATGACGGTGATCTGCCTCTTGCTTTTTATTGGCGCGGTGGGCAAATCCGCGCAGGTCCCTCTCCACGTCTGGCTCCCAGATGCCATGGAAGGACCGACGCCGATTTCCGCATTGATTCATGCCGCCACTATGGTGACGGCGGGCGTCTTCATGGTGGCGCGATTCGCGCCGCTCTATAACCTCTCGCCGACGGCCATGACGGTCGTCGCCCTCGTGGGCGCCCTCACGATGATGCTGGGTGCGACCATCGCCCTGACCCAGACCGATATCAAACGAGTGGTGGCCTATTCGACCATGAGCCAGCTGGGCTACATGGTGATGGCCTGCGGCCTGGGCGCCTACAGCGCCGGTATCTACCACCTGCTGACCCATGGCGCATTCAAGGCGCTGCTGTTCCTGGGCTGCGGCTCGGTCATCATTGCCTTGCACCATGAACAGGACATGCGCCGCATGGGCGGACTTAAAAATTCACTCCCGGTTACCTATTGGACATTTGTGGTGGGGTCCCTGGCGCTCGCCGGCTTCCCGCTCACCGCCGGGTTTTTCAGCAAGGACGACATCCTCCTGTCTTCCTGGTCCGCCGGTCCCTTAGGACAAACCCTGGCGATCTGCGGATTGCTCACGGCGGGACTGACGGCGTTTTACAGTTTCCGCCTCGTCTTCGTGACCTTCTGGGGGCCATCCCGCGTCGATCCGCACCATGCAGGCCATGTCCATGAACCCTCGACCACGATGACGGCTCCGCTCATGGTCCTCGCGGTCCTCAGCATCGTCGCCGGGTACCTGGGCATCCCGACGTTTTTGGAGCCGGTCTTCCACGGCGAAGGTGGGGCCACGCACCATGAAGGGTCCGCCGCCTACGGCATCATGGCCTTCGCCACCTTGATGGGGCTCGCCGGAATCGGCGCCGCCTATTATCTCTATGTCTTGAATCCCGGTTTGCCGGACCGACTCGCGCACCAGTGGCGGGCGGCCTACGAACTGTCGTTCCACAAGTGGTATGTCGATGAGGCCTACGACCGCGCATTCGTCCGCCCGACCATCGCGGCCGCGAACGACCTCTGGAAACATGTCGATGTGTCGATCATCGATGGGGCCGTCAACGGGGTGGCGCGCGCCGTGGCCTGGGGAGGCTGGTTCATCCGCCTGACACAGAGCGGGCAAACGCAACATTACGCCCTCGGCATGACGCTGGGCGCCGTGGTGATTCTGACGGTGTATTTGCTGCTCTAG
- a CDS encoding NADH-ubiquinone oxidoreductase chain K translates to MTVPLSYYLILSGFVFLTGVVGVLIRRNIIVILLSVELMLNATNINFVAFSEYFHHVAGQVFVFFALTVAAAEVAVGLAIIIALHRANSTIYVDELNLLKR, encoded by the coding sequence ATGACCGTTCCCCTGTCCTACTACTTGATCCTGAGCGGGTTCGTGTTCCTTACGGGGGTGGTCGGGGTGTTGATCCGGCGCAACATCATCGTGATCTTGCTGTCGGTCGAACTGATGCTGAACGCCACGAACATCAACTTCGTGGCCTTCTCGGAATATTTTCACCATGTAGCGGGACAGGTGTTCGTCTTTTTCGCCCTGACCGTCGCGGCGGCTGAAGTCGCCGTGGGCCTGGCAATCATCATCGCCCTCCACCGGGCGAACTCGACGATCTACGTCGATGAACTCAACCTGTTGAAACGGTAG
- a CDS encoding NADH-ubiquinone oxidoreductase chain M: MTTFPWLTLIVFLPLLGALLCLLVKVESARWLALGFTVATFLCSLPLWWLFDPSTAEMQFVERASWIISPPIQYSLGLDGISFPLLLLTTLLMPLCVMVSWTSITTRVQTFMAMLLVMETAMLGVFVALDFVLFYVFWEAMLIPMYLLIGVWGGPNRLYAAIKFFLYTLAGSLLLLVAILALYFHGGHTFDILALSHGTYSASFQIWLFLAFFAAFAVKVPMFPFHTWLPDAHVEAPTAGSVILASLLLKMGTYGFLRFTLPMLPDATATFTKPMVVLSIVAILYGAYMALAQTDIKKLIAYSSVSHMGFVTLGIFILNTQGIEGAVMQMINHGITTGGLFLCIGIMYERTHSRQIIDNTGLAGPMPRYALFFMIFALSSLGLPGTNGFVGEFMVLAGTFLWSKFATTLATFVIILAAAYMLWLTQRMLFGVPSPKYRAHLLDLNARETATLVPLVVLVFVIGIFPNPLLTRMHASVAQLLAGPKTPVIATESHPTPRAEPATAIARSLSNPSSERAAAR; encoded by the coding sequence GTGACGACGTTTCCCTGGCTGACGCTGATCGTCTTTCTCCCACTGCTCGGAGCCCTCCTCTGCCTCCTGGTCAAGGTTGAGTCGGCCCGCTGGCTGGCGCTCGGCTTCACCGTAGCGACCTTTCTCTGCTCGCTGCCGCTCTGGTGGCTCTTCGACCCATCGACCGCGGAGATGCAGTTCGTGGAACGGGCCTCCTGGATCATTTCTCCGCCGATACAATACAGCCTCGGCCTCGACGGCATCAGTTTCCCCCTTCTCCTGTTGACGACGCTGCTGATGCCGCTTTGTGTCATGGTGTCCTGGACGTCGATTACCACCAGGGTCCAGACCTTCATGGCTATGCTGCTGGTCATGGAAACGGCGATGCTGGGAGTCTTCGTCGCCCTGGACTTCGTACTGTTCTACGTGTTCTGGGAAGCCATGCTGATCCCGATGTATCTGCTCATCGGCGTCTGGGGCGGCCCAAACCGTTTATACGCGGCGATCAAATTTTTCCTCTATACTCTGGCCGGCAGCCTGTTGCTCCTCGTCGCGATCCTCGCCCTCTATTTCCACGGCGGGCATACCTTCGACATCCTCGCGCTGAGCCATGGAACGTACAGTGCGTCATTCCAAATCTGGCTGTTCCTCGCCTTCTTCGCAGCCTTTGCCGTCAAAGTCCCGATGTTCCCGTTCCATACCTGGTTGCCCGACGCCCACGTGGAAGCTCCGACGGCCGGCAGCGTGATCCTTGCCAGCCTGTTGTTGAAAATGGGCACCTACGGCTTCCTCCGCTTCACCTTGCCGATGCTGCCGGACGCCACCGCGACGTTCACCAAGCCGATGGTCGTGCTGTCGATCGTGGCTATTCTTTATGGGGCCTATATGGCGCTGGCCCAGACGGACATCAAGAAGCTCATCGCCTACTCCAGTGTCAGCCACATGGGCTTCGTCACGCTGGGCATCTTCATCCTGAATACTCAAGGGATCGAAGGAGCGGTGATGCAAATGATCAATCATGGGATCACCACCGGCGGCCTGTTCTTGTGTATAGGGATCATGTATGAGCGGACCCACAGCCGGCAAATCATCGACAATACCGGACTGGCAGGGCCGATGCCCCGCTATGCCCTTTTCTTTATGATTTTTGCCCTCTCGTCCTTGGGACTTCCCGGCACCAACGGTTTCGTCGGAGAATTCATGGTGTTGGCCGGCACGTTCCTCTGGAGCAAATTCGCCACCACCTTGGCTACGTTTGTGATCATCCTGGCTGCCGCCTATATGCTCTGGCTCACGCAACGCATGCTCTTCGGTGTGCCCTCGCCCAAGTATCGCGCGCATCTGCTGGACCTCAATGCCCGTGAAACGGCCACGCTGGTTCCGCTGGTCGTGCTGGTGTTCGTAATCGGTATTTTCCCAAACCCTCTGCTGACCCGTATGCACGCCAGTGTGGCGCAACTGCTGGCAGGACCGAAGACGCCGGTGATTGCAACAGAGTCCCATCCGACGCCTCGCGCAGAGCCGGCTACGGCGATCGCTAGGTCGCTCTCCAACCCATCTTCTGAACGGGCGGCGGCGCGATGA